In the Solibacillus sp. FSL K6-1523 genome, one interval contains:
- a CDS encoding ImmA/IrrE family metallo-endopeptidase gives MKVNSHLEDFIHKLYQLIDIQKPLQLNIKTIPNAMDIKVFYWERTSEAILYNNMTAIFIDSHLSNQLQWQDFCHELCHPLLHTGDQFNMPPLFREYQEV, from the coding sequence ATGAAGGTTAATAGTCATTTAGAAGATTTCATCCATAAACTCTATCAACTAATTGATATCCAAAAGCCCTTGCAGTTAAACATTAAGACCATTCCAAACGCTATGGACATAAAAGTATTCTACTGGGAACGAACCAGTGAAGCTATTTTATACAATAATATGACTGCTATTTTTATAGACAGTCACCTTAGCAATCAATTACAATGGCAAGATTTTTGCCATGAACTGTGTCATCCATTGCTGCATACTGGGGATCAATTTAACATGCCTCCCCTATTCCGTGAATATCAGGAGGTTTAA
- a CDS encoding Arm DNA-binding domain-containing protein → MFCEKIEKNMWRCIGEGPRNPTTGKRRQVTRRGKTKKEAERKILDRIAALQKQHSFSSDVCFAEFAGSWLSLYELKGNKVLINFYNYNL, encoded by the coding sequence ATGTTTTGCGAAAAAATCGAAAAAAATATGTGGCGATGTATTGGAGAGGGTCCTCGTAATCCAACTACTGGAAAGCGAAGACAAGTTACTAGAAGAGGTAAAACTAAAAAAGAAGCTGAAAGGAAGATTTTGGACCGTATCGCTGCCCTTCAGAAGCAGCACTCATTTTCAAGTGATGTATGTTTCGCTGAATTCGCTGGTAGCTGGCTGTCTTTATACGAATTAAAAGGCAATAAAGTATTAATAAACTTTTATAACTATAACCTTTAA